ATCTCCGCCTCGATGCGCAACATATCCTCCGTCTCGACGTCGCCGTCGGGCGGCCAGGGAAGCGTGTCCGCCTCCGCCTCCACCTCGGCGATCGCGGCATCGATGTCGGCGAAGGACTCCGCTATCCGCGCCCGCCGGGCAGCCTCCTTGCGTCCCGCCATGACCAGAAACGCGGAGATGCCGAGGCCATTCTCGGCGGCGACCGCCCTGATGCGCTCGGCATCCTCGAGGTCGAGGCTGATCAAAATCCGGGTCTTCGCCATACGGCGACAGTATTGCGCCTGCACATCCGTGCGCACTGACCGTGATCAGCTTCCGATCACACCTGCGACCATTCCTCGCGAACCGTCATGCATGCCGCGCATCTCGCACCACACGGTCTTTCTGTTTGGGCCCTGCTCCACACCCCACCGCAGAGTCAGGGCGTCGAGCAGGGCGAGGCCGCGGCCCGTCTCGTCATCGTCTGCGGCCTTGCACAGGACGGGCAGGGCCCGGGGATCGGGGTCGGTGACTTCCAGTCGCGTACGACCCTGCTCACAGACCACACGGACCCTCACGGGGACGCCCTCCCCGAGATGGCGGACCACGTTCGTGATGAGCTCGCTGGCGCACAGCTGGAGGTCGTCGCAGGGCCCGCCCATGTACGCGCGCAGCGCCCGGCGGACCTCGGACACCTCCTTCGGCGTGGCGAGCAGTTCCAGGGTGAGCGGTGGACGCATCACGCAACTCCCTTGCGCAGGGCGTCGACCAAGGCGCGGGCGGTGGCCAGGTTGCAGTTGCCCAGCGCGATGAGGGGCGGGGTGCGGTAGCGGGCGGCGAAGGTCGGAAGATCGATGCCGAGGGAGGGCAGCGTGATGCCGTGGGCTGCGAGGGCCGCCCGCAGCTCCTCGGAGCAGTCCTGTACGTCGGGGTGGTCGTGCATGGGGGTCACACCTTCCAGTGCGCTCTGTGACGAACTGCTCACACCCTGACGTGGCGCCCCGTACCGTGAAAGAGGTTCGGGCTCCCGGCCCTGAACTGCACGTATGCGGCATGAAGTTGGTACGACGCGGGAATTGCGGGGACTCGGGCGGACACGCCGGGAAACGGGCGGTAACGGCACCAAGGGCGGTGAACGATGGGACAGCGCAAGGACATCGACGGGTCGGCAAGCGTCCCCACCTTCTACGGCAAGGAGTTGCGCTGGAAACGTGAGGAGGCCGGACTCACTCTCCAGGAACTGGTCGAAGGCAGCTTCTACGGCCCCAGCCACCTCAGCGAGATCGAACGCGGCGCGCGCCGCATGCCGGCGGAACTGGCCGAGCACGTGGACAAGGTGCTGGGGACGGACGGCTTCTTCAAGCGGCGCTGCGAGGACGTGCGGAAGGCGAAGAGGCGAGGTCACGCGAGCTACTTCGAGCGCGTACTGGAGGCGGAGAAGCACGCGAAGTCCATCGAGGAGTGGTGTCCGACCCTGATTCCGGGGCTGTTGCAGACGGACGCGTACGCGCGGGCACTGGTCCGGGCAGCGATGCCCCTCGCGCTGGACGAAGAGGTGGAGGAGAAGGTCAGCGCGCGGATGGCACGAGCCCACCTTTTCGAGGACAACCACAAGACGCCCGTGTACTGGGCGATCCTGCCCGAAGTGTTGCTGCGGCAGCCGATCCTGCCTCCGAAGGAGTCGGCCGAACAACTCGAGCGCATAGCGGCGTTGGCGCGGCGGCGACGGATCGTTCCACAGATTCTTCCGTGGAACTGCGGGGCACACCCGCTGATGATGGGCGCAGCCACAATTATGGCTTTCCCCGACGCCCCGCCGCTGGTCTACTTGGAGTCGCAGCACAGCGGGGACACCGTCGACGATCCGGCCCTCGTTGAGGAGTACCGCAGATCGTACGATCTGCTCAGGGCCGCCGCGCTGCCTCCGGAGGCGTCCCTCGCCCTGATCGACCAAGCGGCTGAGGATGACCGATATGGCAAGCATCGCGACTGACTTGAGCACCGCCGTCTGGCGCAAGAGCAGTTACAGCAACGGCACCGGCGGCAACTGTGTCGAGGTCGCCGAGGCGTTCCCAGGCGCGGCCAGCTGGCGCAAGAGCACCTACAGCAACGGCGACGGCGGCGACTGCGTCGAGGTCTGCGACGCCCACACGGGCATCGTCCCCGTCCGCGACTCCAAGCGCCCCCACGGCCCGATCCTCACCCTCACGGCCCCCGCCTGGACGTCCTTCGTCACGTCCCTCAAGGAGGTCCGGGCGTCGTCGACTCCATGAGCCCGGCGGCTCGTCAACCGAAGCAGCGCCTTCCCCTGCCTCAGCTCGACAGCCAGGACCGAGGCTTCGCATCCGACGAGCTCTCGCACGCCTGTGACCAGTGCAGACTGCACCTCGTCCGTCATGACATTCACCCCGGTTCAGACGAGCCCGTCGGCTCAGAAGGCCCGGTAATAGGGCGTCTCAATCGTCGCCGCGACACCGAAGGGGGAGAACTCCGATTCCGTGAGCACACGGTAGACAAATTCCGAGGCGGTCATGTCGAGACGCTGGAAAGGCTCCAGCGGGTCCACTCGCGCCACCACGGGCCACGTCGACGAATCCACCGAGGTGTCGACCAGCCAGTAGTACTCCTCCTCGATGAGTGAATACCCCCACTGGACAAGGCCCTTGCCGTCGCTCTCGTCGCTCGCCCCGAGGATCCCGAACGGTTCGAACATCCGCCGATTGTCGGGGTTTCCCCGCACGGACCTGAGCAAGGACTCGTGATTGGCGAGCACCGACTCCGTATCCCCTTGCGCCTCCAGCACCAGAACGTGGTCGCTGAAGGCGCCCCACTCCGGGAAGCGCCGACGCAGTTCCTTGAAATCAGCCGGCAGAGGGGTGCCGAGCACCCTTTCGGTGCTGGACCAGTCGAGTTTGCCGGGTTCCGTGCTCCAACACGTCGCCGCCACCAGGCGATCAACCCACTCCATGTGCACCCCTCCACGCGCTCAGGCCACTGATTCCAATGGGACGAACTCCGGCTCTATCTGTCCGCGGGACACACCCAGACAGGGCCGTTCGTTTGACAGACCCCCATGGCAGATCCCAATTCAGGGGTTCCCAGCCTTAAGACACGCCCCTTAAAACCACGATCGCCGCTGTCAGGCCCAGGAGCCCCACGCCCCATCCGGACCGGCGCTGCTCAGCGCCGAGCTGCTCTCAGGAGATCATATGGATTCCGAATGAATGAAGGTCATCCTCAAGTTCGTTCACGAATCCCCGAGTCAGAAAGGCGCTCGCCGGAGCTTTCTGCCTTGAGACTCCGCATGTCAGATCAATTCGGCCCGGAGGCCCGTCAGCTTTCGGTAAGTTGGGTTGTTCGCGAACAGCGAATACCGCTCCACGATGAATTCAAGTCCCTCATCGACGAAACGGGAAACGGCCGCCAGAAATTCGCTCACCTCGCAGTTGCCCACCTGGGAGTCCCAAGAATTGGTGACAACCAATTCGATCGAACCGGGAGCGGTCGGCGTGAATCCGAGCACTCGGTCATTTTCGGTGAAGCTGATCCTGCCGGATTCGCCCTGGCGGATTTCGCGAGCTGAGAGCAGCAGGCAGAACATGAAGTCGACCAAGGGGATCCCTCGGAACACTTCGGGATCCCTGCCCTGGACGGCGAAGTTGATGTCCGTCTCGAAATAGCCGTAACGCAGGTTCATCTCGCTGGTGGTCCCCACCTTGGCAACCTGCCCCTCGGACAGCTCCCGCATGGAACCCCGGTCGAACTCAACCAGAAACATTTCTCTCCAATTGGTCAAAGAAATCGCCGCCCACGCCGGACGGAAAATATATTCCGTCCGGCGTGGGCGGACGCTACGCTATCACGGAATCGGGTGAGCAGTCCTCAGGCTTCCATCAGGGTTAAGAATAACCCTGATTCCGTAGGCCCTGTTGGTCCCCAGACCCTGACTCTGCTTGTTGCTGAGAATTCCTACGCCGTCGACTCCGGCATTCACCCGGCCCTCATAGACGTATCCGTCCCTGCCATCCGTATTGTTCTTCGCCGGGTTATTCTTGACGACGTCCTGAATCCACTGCTTGATCTTCCTTTCCTTGCCGATGAATGCACCCTTTTCTTCTGCGTCGTATTCCTTACCGCCAATGCGGTGGCGGTCCATGGTGTGCTGCCATCCGTCGTATTCTTCGGTCTTCCAGGTGACATCGGGATTCTGCGCCCCGGGGTCCTTCGCCGAGCCGGAACTCGACCCCTCCTCGGTGCTGCGCAGGTTCCCGAGGTCCTTGCCCAAGTCACCCGCGCTGTTCGCGAAGGCCATGGCCGACTCGGCCATCAGGCCGAAGCCCGCGACCGCCGTGGCACCGCCGAGCACGCATCCGAGGCCGAGGGTCTCGATGCCCAGCGCGATGCACTCGGCACCGCCCAGGATCATCGCGGCCCCGCCACCGATCATGCCGCCGGCTCCGAGCAGCATCGACCCGAGGTCACCGCCGATGTCACCGATGGTGTCCGCGTTCTCCGACAGCCAGTCGCCCGTGGCGTCCGCCGCGTCGGAGCACCAGTCGCACCAGCCGTGCCCGTCGAGCTCAATCCGACTGATGGGGTTGCCGCCTGCGAAGGCGTACCGGTTGCCGGTGAGCGCGTCACTGCTGAGGTTCATGTCGGCGAGGGCGCCGTTGTACATGTCCCTGGTGGTGAAGCGGTTGAGTCCCGGGTCGTAGTCCCGGAAGCCCATGTCGTACGTGCCGGAGTTGGCGTCCCAGCGCTTGGCGTTGAAGCGGTAGGGGTTGTACGCCTCCTTTGTCGGGTCAGCGGGGTCGGGCTTGTCGACACCCGTGAACTCGGAGTCGTCGTCGCTGCCGTAGGCGGTGTAGCCGTATGTGGCCTTGGTGTCACCGTCCTTGGTGGTCACCGTGTCGACATCACTGTGGCTGTCGTAGCCGTAGTAGCCGTCCTCCTCCGTCCCGTCACTCTTGTGCGTGATCTGGGAGAGACGCTGACCCCACGGGCTGTACTGGTACGACTTGGTCAGCTGGCCTGCGACCTCCTCGGCCAGCACCTCATTGCCCAACCCCAGGTAGGTGTAGTCGGTGGTCTTGCCACCAACGGTCATCGACTGGGTGCGGTCCAACGGGTCGAAGGTGTACTTCGTTGTGCTGTTGAGGGCGGTGTGCTCCACGACGTGGTCGAAGCCGTCGTAGACATTGCGCTCGACCACCGAGGTCCCGGAGGTGGCCGT
This window of the Streptomyces sp. SLBN-118 genome carries:
- a CDS encoding ATP-binding protein is translated as MRPPLTLELLATPKEVSEVRRALRAYMGGPCDDLQLCASELITNVVRHLGEGVPVRVRVVCEQGRTRLEVTDPDPRALPVLCKAADDDETGRGLALLDALTLRWGVEQGPNRKTVWCEMRGMHDGSRGMVAGVIGS
- a CDS encoding DUF397 domain-containing protein, translating into MASIATDLSTAVWRKSSYSNGTGGNCVEVAEAFPGAASWRKSTYSNGDGGDCVEVCDAHTGIVPVRDSKRPHGPILTLTAPAWTSFVTSLKEVRASSTP
- a CDS encoding helix-turn-helix transcriptional regulator, coding for MGQRKDIDGSASVPTFYGKELRWKREEAGLTLQELVEGSFYGPSHLSEIERGARRMPAELAEHVDKVLGTDGFFKRRCEDVRKAKRRGHASYFERVLEAEKHAKSIEEWCPTLIPGLLQTDAYARALVRAAMPLALDEEVEEKVSARMARAHLFEDNHKTPVYWAILPEVLLRQPILPPKESAEQLERIAALARRRRIVPQILPWNCGAHPLMMGAATIMAFPDAPPLVYLESQHSGDTVDDPALVEEYRRSYDLLRAAALPPEASLALIDQAAEDDRYGKHRD